In one window of Gudongella oleilytica DNA:
- a CDS encoding DUF5317 domain-containing protein: MFLEPSVLSIALAKLRGGKIKNLEKVSIKGYWMFILAAILQGALSFGKLYKLPLVERLTGDWLVYVMLITYTVMLITVIINYEKSYMKLFFIGLLLNMAVILWNDGRMPVSMDGIQGIGQETVLPDREMDIKHVAVDKDTRLVWLADIILIPKPYPLPKIISIGDIFIMGGVFLFFQKEMLASKRS, from the coding sequence ATGTTTCTGGAGCCTTCTGTTTTATCCATTGCCCTGGCTAAGCTTAGGGGCGGAAAAATAAAAAATCTCGAAAAAGTAAGCATCAAGGGCTATTGGATGTTCATTCTCGCAGCTATCCTTCAGGGAGCGCTCTCGTTCGGCAAGCTGTATAAGCTTCCACTGGTAGAAAGATTGACGGGCGACTGGCTTGTATATGTAATGCTTATAACATACACCGTAATGCTTATTACTGTAATAATCAACTATGAGAAAAGCTACATGAAGCTGTTTTTCATAGGTCTCTTGCTCAATATGGCGGTGATCCTTTGGAATGACGGCAGAATGCCTGTATCCATGGATGGTATACAAGGTATAGGCCAGGAAACTGTGCTGCCGGATCGGGAAATGGATATCAAGCATGTAGCCGTGGATAAGGATACAAGGCTTGTTTGGCTGGCAGACATAATTCTTATACCAAAGCCCTATCCGCTTCCTAAAATAATCAGCATAGGAGACATATTTATCATGGGTGGAGTGTTTCTTTTTTTTCAAAAGGAAATGCTGGCATCAAAACGCAGTTGA
- a CDS encoding carboxylate--amine ligase: MQTKAVVLGTNYFIGLTIIRTLGYEGVKTIAVDYLEEALYGSKSKYLGAHYLAPSFREDPQGYIAKLIEIASKEDTKPLLFPSADPYAEFIDEHLDILKEHFLIPMKEKGLWTSVMKKESLFHLAIEHGMPVPETIEAPDPNLADRVEAELGYPCIVKPVDSPAFVAKFRRKVLYCNNRDELLDAVGRAENEGLKVIVQRIIPGFDDHMYTFDFHVDQSGRISHWATCRKLRQFPINFGASVYTEQRYIPELAELGIPFIEKIGYRGFGEIEFKKDEKTGKFYMIEINTRTTTLNYLLYKAGINFPYVCYRDMTGDPLPDKAVKEDTGYVFQYLFEDILACRDYMRKGQLTAWEILKSLFRKKAPAIWSLDDPMPALSYTGTLIGKTVKRLLR; encoded by the coding sequence ATGCAAACTAAGGCAGTAGTATTGGGAACCAATTATTTTATAGGACTTACTATCATAAGAACATTGGGCTACGAGGGAGTAAAGACCATCGCAGTGGATTACCTCGAAGAGGCCCTTTATGGCTCAAAGTCAAAGTATCTGGGCGCTCACTATTTAGCTCCAAGCTTTCGGGAGGATCCACAGGGTTATATCGCTAAGCTAATTGAGATCGCATCAAAGGAGGATACAAAGCCCCTTCTTTTCCCCAGTGCCGATCCATATGCCGAGTTTATTGACGAACATCTGGACATACTTAAAGAACACTTTCTGATTCCCATGAAGGAAAAAGGTCTCTGGACGAGCGTAATGAAAAAGGAGAGTCTTTTCCATCTTGCAATAGAGCATGGCATGCCTGTCCCCGAGACGATAGAAGCACCGGACCCAAACCTGGCAGACAGGGTTGAAGCAGAACTTGGATATCCATGCATTGTTAAGCCTGTGGATTCTCCTGCCTTCGTTGCAAAGTTCAGAAGAAAGGTACTTTATTGCAATAATCGCGACGAGCTTTTAGATGCAGTGGGAAGAGCGGAAAATGAAGGGCTGAAGGTAATAGTCCAAAGAATAATCCCAGGCTTCGATGACCATATGTATACCTTTGATTTTCATGTGGATCAAAGTGGCAGGATATCACATTGGGCTACCTGCAGAAAGCTGAGACAGTTTCCAATAAACTTCGGTGCTTCGGTATATACTGAGCAAAGGTACATCCCCGAACTTGCTGAGCTTGGGATCCCATTTATTGAAAAAATCGGCTACAGAGGTTTTGGAGAGATAGAGTTTAAGAAGGATGAAAAGACCGGGAAATTTTACATGATCGAAATTAACACAAGGACTACTACTCTGAACTATCTTCTATACAAAGCGGGCATCAACTTCCCATACGTTTGCTACAGAGACATGACGGGAGACCCCCTTCCTGACAAAGCTGTAAAGGAGGATACAGGATATGTGTTCCAGTATTTGTTTGAGGACATTCTTGCTTGCAGGGATTATATGAGAAAAGGACAGCTAACAGCCTGGGAGATACTTAAATCACTGTTCAGAAAGAAAGCTCCTGCCATTTGGAGTCTGGACGACCCCATGCCTGCATTAAGCTACACGGGAACATTAATTGGAAAGACAGTCAAGAGACTGCTTCGGTAG
- the glmS gene encoding glutamine--fructose-6-phosphate transaminase (isomerizing), which yields MCGIVGYVGAGNAQDIILDGLSKLEYRGYDSAGISIIESGKMKTRKLSGRLGVLAGSLEKDPISGTIGMGHTRWATHGAPTDDNAHPHTNGKGTIAVIHNGIIENYRPIKDELLALGYKFKSETDTEVIAHLLDHYYEGDLLQAVFKTEARLRGAYALVVMCESSPDEIIAIRHESPIILGVGEGENFIASDIPAILKYTNKVVYIENKDIVRLTRSGYEIFGEDRKRIDRQVRTIEWDLESATKEGYEHFMLKEIYQQPSVISETINRRLDENGSLFLENIAIDEDTIKLINKIYVVGCGTAYHAGLVGRYLLQEFLKVDAQAEIASEFRYSDHYIDDKTLVVIVSQSGETMDTIGALKAAKAKGARILSITNVVGSSIARESDDIFYTWAGPEIAVASTKAYTTQLTAFYILALYFGKLKGTLEDKCYDEILAELKTLPGKVEASLPAFAEKAKAAAQEIKDSKSIFYLGRGLDYYTALEGALKLKEISYIHTEAFPAGELKHGTIALIEEGTPVIAVATQQSIYEKMVSNIKEVKARGAVVTGITRKRNTDLSEVADTVIYLEESFNIFMPLLSVVYPQLLAYYTSLAKGNDVDKPRNLAKSVTVE from the coding sequence ATGTGTGGTATAGTTGGTTATGTAGGAGCAGGAAATGCTCAGGACATCATCCTCGACGGCTTGTCAAAGCTTGAGTACAGAGGCTACGACTCTGCAGGGATTTCCATAATAGAGAGCGGGAAAATGAAGACCAGGAAGCTGTCAGGCAGACTTGGGGTCCTGGCTGGAAGCCTTGAAAAGGATCCCATAAGTGGAACTATAGGCATGGGTCATACAAGATGGGCAACTCATGGTGCGCCAACCGACGACAATGCCCATCCTCATACGAACGGGAAGGGTACAATAGCCGTTATACACAACGGTATAATAGAGAACTACAGGCCTATAAAGGATGAGCTTCTTGCCTTGGGCTATAAATTCAAGTCCGAAACAGACACAGAGGTTATCGCCCATCTGCTGGATCACTATTATGAAGGAGATCTTCTTCAGGCCGTTTTTAAAACAGAGGCCAGACTCAGAGGAGCATATGCACTGGTAGTAATGTGTGAAAGCAGTCCCGATGAGATAATCGCCATCAGACATGAGAGCCCAATAATACTTGGTGTTGGCGAAGGAGAAAACTTCATAGCATCTGATATTCCCGCAATACTAAAGTACACAAACAAGGTAGTATATATTGAAAATAAGGACATAGTAAGACTCACCAGATCAGGATATGAGATATTTGGAGAGGACAGAAAAAGGATCGACAGACAGGTAAGAACAATCGAGTGGGATCTTGAATCGGCAACCAAGGAAGGCTACGAGCACTTCATGCTGAAAGAGATTTATCAGCAGCCTTCAGTCATATCAGAGACAATAAACAGAAGACTTGATGAGAACGGAAGCTTATTCCTCGAAAACATAGCAATCGATGAGGATACTATAAAACTGATCAACAAGATATATGTGGTTGGCTGCGGTACAGCATACCATGCAGGACTTGTTGGAAGATATCTTCTTCAGGAATTCCTGAAGGTGGATGCACAGGCTGAGATAGCATCTGAATTCAGATATTCTGACCACTACATCGATGATAAGACTCTGGTAGTCATTGTAAGTCAATCTGGTGAGACGATGGATACCATCGGTGCATTAAAGGCTGCCAAGGCGAAGGGTGCAAGGATACTGTCGATAACCAATGTAGTTGGGAGTTCCATAGCAAGGGAATCCGATGACATATTCTACACATGGGCAGGGCCTGAAATAGCTGTCGCATCAACAAAGGCCTATACCACTCAGCTCACAGCATTCTATATACTGGCTCTTTACTTTGGAAAGCTTAAGGGTACTCTGGAAGACAAGTGCTATGATGAGATCCTGGCTGAGCTAAAGACTCTCCCCGGCAAGGTGGAGGCTTCCCTTCCGGCATTTGCTGAAAAGGCAAAAGCAGCCGCTCAGGAGATTAAGGACAGCAAATCAATATTCTATCTGGGAAGAGGACTTGATTACTACACAGCCCTCGAGGGAGCATTGAAGCTGAAGGAAATATCCTATATCCACACTGAAGCATTCCCTGCAGGTGAGCTGAAGCATGGCACCATAGCTCTTATAGAGGAAGGAACTCCTGTAATTGCAGTTGCCACACAGCAAAGCATATATGAAAAAATGGTTTCTAACATCAAGGAGGTAAAGGCCAGAGGAGCTGTTGTTACCGGAATCACGAGAAAGAGGAATACGGACCTTTCCGAGGTAGCAGATACAGTGATATATCTTGAGGAGAGCTTCAATATATTCATGCCTTTATTGTCTGTGGTTTATCCGCAGTTGTTGGCATATTACACATCCCTTGCAAAAGGAAATGACGTGGACAAGCCGAGGAACCTCGCAAAATCGGTTACTGTTGAATAG
- a CDS encoding Mur ligase family protein, translated as MRLNKLLEGIEILETRNALASDVKGVAYHSKRVEEGYIYVAIKGYKTDGHLYIGEALEKGAIAAVVEEFSDLPIHQIRVANSRVALSRLGANLYGHPSKSIRTVGVTATNGKTTTTFILDRMFELAGFKSGVIGSVLNKTGGRIETAELTTPESLDLQDLFSEMLGNGITRASMEVSSSALELYRTNDIDFDIVSFANFSREHIDQHGSFERYWEVKSSLIRNAKGSAIAVLNVDDEKIASLREQTKAKVVTYSINGDDGDILCKGVRLVKGRANYQVIVKKDIDLGEVTIKKGDFNISLGIPGYHSVENAMAATVIALADGIPVNIIIDALNSFKGVERRFEFIFEDDFIIVDDHFANVKNINSTLSTLADMERNKLHIVYAIRGNRGTTVNRENAEALVYWREKLGLNDLVATRSIGAVGWKDEVAPEEEQVFKEVISQTDLRLKVFDTLEEAIGDVLKRVEKDDIVLLAGCQGMDRGARAAFDLIAGIRPEIDREKLYYPLERRISEHMDQL; from the coding sequence ATGAGGCTAAACAAGCTCCTTGAGGGAATTGAAATATTGGAAACCAGGAATGCACTTGCTTCTGATGTCAAGGGTGTCGCTTATCACTCAAAGAGAGTGGAAGAAGGATATATATACGTTGCGATCAAAGGATACAAGACTGACGGTCATCTTTATATCGGTGAAGCGTTGGAAAAGGGTGCTATAGCAGCAGTCGTTGAAGAATTTTCAGACCTTCCCATACATCAGATAAGGGTTGCAAATTCCAGAGTCGCTTTATCAAGGCTTGGTGCGAACCTGTATGGCCATCCATCAAAATCCATAAGAACGGTGGGGGTAACTGCAACAAACGGCAAGACGACTACTACCTTTATTCTGGACAGGATGTTCGAGCTGGCTGGGTTCAAATCGGGCGTTATTGGAAGCGTTCTTAATAAGACAGGCGGAAGGATCGAAACAGCAGAGCTTACAACACCGGAAAGCCTTGATCTCCAGGATTTATTCTCGGAAATGCTGGGAAATGGGATCACCAGGGCATCCATGGAGGTATCCTCTTCAGCTCTCGAGCTGTACAGGACCAACGACATCGATTTTGACATAGTGTCCTTTGCCAACTTCAGCAGAGAACACATCGATCAGCACGGGAGCTTCGAAAGGTACTGGGAGGTCAAATCGAGCCTTATAAGAAATGCAAAGGGATCCGCTATAGCAGTGTTGAATGTTGATGATGAAAAGATAGCAAGTCTTCGTGAGCAGACAAAAGCCAAGGTTGTTACCTATTCTATTAACGGGGATGACGGCGACATATTGTGCAAAGGTGTAAGACTTGTAAAGGGCAGGGCAAATTATCAGGTCATTGTTAAGAAGGATATCGATCTTGGAGAAGTCACAATAAAAAAGGGTGACTTCAACATAAGCCTTGGAATTCCCGGATACCATTCCGTAGAGAATGCTATGGCTGCAACGGTCATAGCTCTTGCAGACGGTATCCCGGTAAATATAATTATAGATGCTCTGAATAGCTTCAAGGGAGTTGAACGTCGTTTTGAATTTATCTTCGAGGATGATTTCATAATAGTTGACGATCACTTTGCCAACGTCAAAAATATAAACAGCACTTTAAGTACTCTTGCGGATATGGAGAGAAACAAGCTCCACATTGTCTATGCAATAAGAGGCAACAGAGGGACAACCGTGAACAGGGAAAATGCAGAAGCCTTGGTGTACTGGAGGGAGAAGCTTGGGCTGAACGATCTTGTTGCCACGAGGAGCATTGGAGCAGTTGGATGGAAGGACGAGGTAGCACCTGAGGAAGAGCAGGTCTTCAAAGAAGTGATCAGTCAGACAGATCTTCGTCTGAAGGTTTTTGATACACTCGAGGAAGCTATAGGAGACGTACTTAAGAGAGTGGAGAAAGACGATATTGTTCTTTTGGCTGGCTGTCAGGGAATGGATCGTGGAGCAAGAGCCGCATTTGACCTAATTGCCGGAATTCGACCTGAAATCGACAGGGAAAAGCTGTATTATCCTCTTGAAAGAAGAATATCAGAGCATATGGACCAGCTGTAA
- a CDS encoding ABC transporter ATP-binding protein, whose protein sequence is MKVILKNIGKKYEGREEFTLRNIDLEIDDREFCVILGPSGCGKTTLLRMIAGLNSITEGDLMFDDRRVNTVPPKDRDIAMVFQSYALYPHMTVYDNMAFSLAMRKESRKLIDERVREAAELLQIENNLYAKPADISGGQRQRVALGRAIVRKPKVFLMDEPLSNLDAKLREHMRVELVRIHKQLGTTTIYVTHDQTEAMTMANKIILLDKGKVQQVGTPDEFYNKPVNIFVARFIGSPTMNILEGEYKNGRFVSNNNTIKLTPFEEDRESLSAFEGKRISMGIRPERFVSDDTYEDIFNAKVDVIEMLGKEKTIFAKLEDGTDLVISVPGHHEFTEGESHSFGFDKSAIHFFDSETGIRINP, encoded by the coding sequence ATGAAGGTCATACTAAAAAATATAGGGAAAAAATATGAGGGAAGAGAAGAGTTTACTCTCAGGAACATAGACCTTGAAATAGATGACAGGGAATTCTGTGTAATACTGGGTCCGTCAGGCTGCGGAAAAACCACCCTTTTAAGGATGATCGCAGGACTCAACTCCATCACTGAGGGAGACCTTATGTTCGACGACAGAAGGGTAAACACGGTTCCACCCAAGGACAGGGACATAGCTATGGTTTTTCAGTCATATGCGCTTTATCCGCATATGACGGTATATGACAACATGGCGTTTTCCCTTGCCATGAGAAAGGAGAGCAGGAAGCTTATTGATGAGAGAGTCAGGGAGGCAGCGGAGCTTCTTCAGATAGAAAACAACCTTTATGCCAAACCCGCAGACATATCCGGCGGACAAAGACAGAGGGTTGCCTTGGGAAGGGCGATCGTCAGAAAGCCCAAGGTATTCCTTATGGATGAGCCGCTTTCAAATCTGGATGCAAAGCTGAGAGAACACATGAGAGTTGAGCTTGTCAGGATCCACAAACAGCTGGGAACAACGACCATATATGTCACCCATGACCAGACAGAGGCAATGACAATGGCAAATAAGATCATATTGCTGGACAAGGGCAAGGTCCAACAGGTTGGAACACCTGATGAATTCTACAACAAGCCTGTAAATATTTTCGTGGCGAGGTTTATCGGGTCACCGACTATGAATATCCTGGAGGGTGAATACAAAAACGGCAGGTTTGTATCCAATAATAATACAATCAAACTTACCCCTTTCGAGGAAGACAGAGAAAGCCTTTCTGCTTTTGAAGGCAAGAGGATATCCATGGGAATAAGGCCGGAGAGATTCGTCAGTGACGATACCTATGAGGATATCTTCAATGCCAAGGTCGACGTCATAGAGATGCTTGGAAAGGAAAAAACCATATTTGCAAAACTTGAGGACGGAACAGATCTGGTAATATCTGTACCTGGTCATCATGAGTTCACAGAGGGTGAAAGCCACAGCTTCGGATTTGATAAAAGTGCGATCCACTTCTTCGATTCAGAGACTGGAATTCGTATCAATCCATGA
- a CDS encoding LacI family DNA-binding transcriptional regulator codes for MREIKRITIRDVARMAGVSPSTVSRVVSGNPRISIETTERVIKCMEKMGYHPNAIARSLASSISSTIGLVMPQGPGEALSNPFFPEALSGIIRTSSEMGYDILLVSHHGDEDGQVNAIKAMINASKVDGILLMTSRKDDKSIAYLDSVDFPYSVIGSPDNGQMSFNHADNDNIMAAYELTSYMISKGFRRLVLISGGKELTVTRMRITGFRKALEESGIPYTDDHILVGKFDEETGYNFGKRISDPVNRIDGIIATDDVLAFGAATALLESGLRIPEDVAVSSFNNSVLSRRCNIPITSIEINPGRLGEESVKLVIDSILNGTRGKSVIVPYQLHKRASTEGFTK; via the coding sequence ATGAGAGAAATCAAGAGGATAACCATTAGAGATGTGGCAAGGATGGCGGGTGTTTCACCCTCCACAGTATCCCGTGTCGTATCAGGTAATCCGAGGATCAGCATAGAAACAACTGAAAGGGTCATTAAATGCATGGAAAAAATGGGATACCATCCAAATGCGATTGCCAGATCCCTTGCAAGCAGCATCTCAAGCACAATAGGCCTTGTAATGCCCCAGGGACCAGGGGAAGCATTGTCAAATCCCTTCTTTCCAGAAGCACTGAGCGGTATAATAAGAACCTCGTCAGAGATGGGATACGACATATTGCTGGTGTCGCATCATGGCGATGAGGACGGGCAGGTTAACGCCATAAAAGCCATGATAAATGCCTCCAAGGTAGACGGGATTCTCCTTATGACGAGCAGAAAGGACGACAAGTCCATAGCTTATCTCGATTCCGTAGACTTCCCTTATTCAGTCATAGGATCTCCGGACAATGGACAAATGAGCTTTAACCATGCTGATAATGATAATATAATGGCTGCGTATGAGCTGACAAGCTATATGATAAGCAAGGGCTTCAGAAGGCTTGTATTGATATCCGGAGGCAAAGAGCTTACAGTTACAAGAATGAGGATAACGGGCTTCAGAAAAGCCCTCGAGGAATCCGGGATCCCGTACACTGACGACCATATACTCGTAGGAAAATTTGATGAGGAGACAGGTTATAACTTTGGCAAGAGGATATCTGATCCAGTAAACAGAATAGATGGTATCATTGCAACAGACGACGTGCTGGCATTTGGCGCTGCGACGGCTCTTCTTGAAAGCGGCTTGAGGATCCCTGAGGATGTTGCCGTTTCAAGCTTTAATAACAGCGTATTGTCAAGAAGATGCAACATTCCAATCACCTCCATAGAGATCAATCCCGGAAGACTGGGCGAGGAATCGGTAAAGCTTGTCATTGATTCAATTTTGAATGGAACAAGGGGAAAAAGCGTAATCGTGCCTTACCAGCTACACAAACGTGCATCCACAGAGGGCTTCACTAAATAG
- a CDS encoding helix-turn-helix domain-containing protein, whose translation MKRRKLTPFGEKVKRKLVEVNMTQKKLAEALGTSEVYLSMILYGERSGKKYIPGINQILEL comes from the coding sequence ATGAAAAGGAGAAAGTTGACCCCATTTGGAGAAAAAGTGAAACGAAAGCTCGTCGAGGTTAACATGACCCAGAAGAAGCTGGCGGAAGCATTGGGAACCTCAGAGGTATATCTTAGCATGATACTTTATGGAGAAAGGTCAGGTAAAAAGTATATACCAGGTATAAATCAAATTTTAGAGCTGTAA
- a CDS encoding HD-GYP domain-containing protein — translation MGINTKTKVYLGFLVALAITLYIYLALNFSLGPVGLLAFWSILAIVVESLLIPLPNNIIGVSVGYAINIATIIIGGPLLATTVAGLGFLCRAPKIAGRGYVHILNLPPHKSVFNVSQSIIVTALISLIYISFGGKVGVFSLIPTILILLTGVVINTSIISGFLSISGNSRFINTWIANIKGVFPSAVAVGTMGIIIALAFIGYGYGAVILFFGPLLLARYSFKLYIEMRNLYLSTIQALNKTVEAKDPYTSGHANRVEKFAVELAEAYHLPFESVQNIKTASILHDIGKIGINDSILNKATRLSQEEFHEIMRHPSIGADIISKVDFLKDITTIVKHHHERFDGKGYPDGLHGDEIPIEAAILTIADSYDAMTSDRPYRKALTQEEAFEELKRNAGTQFHPQLVETFISIMNH, via the coding sequence ATGGGGATCAATACTAAAACCAAAGTATACCTTGGATTCCTTGTGGCTTTGGCGATAACATTGTACATATATCTTGCTCTCAACTTCAGCCTGGGACCTGTTGGTCTTCTGGCTTTTTGGTCAATACTTGCAATAGTTGTTGAGTCACTTTTAATACCCTTGCCTAACAATATCATTGGAGTTTCTGTTGGCTATGCAATAAATATTGCCACGATAATCATTGGGGGACCGCTTCTTGCGACCACAGTGGCAGGACTTGGTTTTCTATGCAGAGCACCTAAGATTGCAGGAAGGGGATATGTCCATATCCTTAATTTACCTCCCCATAAATCAGTATTCAATGTTTCGCAAAGCATCATTGTTACCGCACTCATAAGTTTGATATATATTTCATTCGGTGGAAAAGTAGGAGTATTTTCATTGATCCCTACTATTTTGATATTGTTAACAGGTGTAGTAATTAATACGTCAATAATTTCTGGATTTTTGTCTATTTCTGGTAATTCCAGATTTATAAATACATGGATCGCCAATATTAAGGGAGTTTTTCCAAGCGCAGTAGCAGTAGGGACAATGGGTATCATAATAGCCCTGGCGTTTATTGGATATGGGTATGGTGCCGTTATTCTGTTCTTTGGACCTCTCCTTTTGGCAAGGTATTCCTTCAAGCTGTATATAGAGATGAGAAATCTATACCTTTCAACCATCCAGGCGTTGAATAAGACAGTAGAGGCAAAGGACCCATACACAAGCGGTCATGCAAACAGGGTGGAGAAATTCGCGGTAGAGCTTGCAGAAGCATATCATCTTCCATTTGAGAGCGTTCAAAACATAAAGACAGCTTCTATTCTTCACGATATAGGGAAAATTGGTATCAACGACAGCATACTGAACAAGGCCACAAGGCTGTCACAGGAAGAATTCCATGAGATAATGAGGCACCCAAGCATAGGTGCGGATATAATAAGCAAGGTAGACTTCCTCAAGGACATAACGACTATTGTCAAGCATCACCATGAAAGGTTCGACGGGAAGGGATATCCGGATGGCCTACACGGCGACGAGATACCAATAGAGGCGGCTATACTGACAATCGCGGATTCCTATGATGCAATGACCTCCGACAGACCATACAGAAAAGCGCTGACTCAGGAGGAGGCTTTTGAAGAGCTTAAAAGAAATGCAGGAACACAGTTTCATCCTCAGCTGGTAGAAACCTTTATTTCAATAATGAACCATTAG
- a CDS encoding helix-turn-helix domain-containing protein — protein MSTIGQRIRSARKAKKLSLIEVRDLTGLSTGNLSDLENDKFAPSANTLMLLKKVLEINIDWMLTGSLPMEAPSADVFREKTPQYLGTDEKMLLDAYGKLSEEEKRNVIAYMNLILSKGSL, from the coding sequence GTGTCCACCATAGGGCAAAGGATCAGATCTGCAAGAAAAGCAAAGAAATTGTCGCTCATAGAGGTTAGGGATCTTACCGGCTTGTCAACAGGAAACCTGAGCGATCTCGAAAATGACAAATTCGCTCCATCAGCCAATACCCTTATGCTTCTTAAAAAGGTGCTGGAGATAAACATTGACTGGATGCTTACCGGAAGCCTCCCGATGGAAGCTCCCTCCGCTGATGTTTTTCGGGAGAAGACCCCTCAGTATCTTGGTACAGACGAAAAGATGCTCCTGGATGCTTATGGGAAACTGAGCGAGGAAGAGAAAAGAAATGTCATCGCTTATATGAACCTTATACTCAGTAAAGGAAGTCTATAA
- a CDS encoding adenine phosphoribosyltransferase yields MDLKSKIREIEDFPIKGVSFKDITTLTRDKDAFNQAVSSMIDDLKDKEVDYIVGPEARGFLFGAAVAYGLGVGFVPIRKPGKLPGETTSFEYELEYGTNTLEIHTESIKKGDRIAIVDDLLATAGTVMAATKLIESLGGNVVALEFVIELTFLGGREKLEGYHVNSLVKYD; encoded by the coding sequence TTGGATCTTAAGTCTAAAATCAGGGAAATAGAAGATTTTCCAATAAAGGGAGTAAGCTTTAAGGATATAACGACTCTCACCAGAGATAAGGATGCATTCAACCAAGCAGTTTCAAGCATGATAGATGATCTGAAGGATAAAGAAGTTGATTACATCGTGGGACCTGAGGCCAGAGGATTCCTGTTTGGTGCCGCAGTCGCATACGGTTTGGGAGTTGGATTCGTCCCCATAAGAAAACCAGGGAAGCTTCCCGGTGAAACAACAAGCTTTGAGTACGAGCTTGAATATGGTACAAACACCCTTGAGATCCATACCGAATCAATCAAGAAGGGTGACAGGATCGCGATCGTAGATGACCTTCTGGCAACAGCAGGGACAGTTATGGCCGCAACCAAGCTGATCGAGTCTCTTGGCGGAAACGTTGTGGCTCTTGAGTTCGTTATAGAACTTACCTTCCTGGGAGGAAGAGAGAAACTTGAAGGCTATCATGTCAACTCATTGGTAAAATACGACTGA
- a CDS encoding sugar ABC transporter permease → MKKDKIYLSDKPPLTPLGRVGLGMTYAVLAAWAAAIIWPLLQMVISAFNGKQQQYIMANTNFEFSTRHFEYLFTETLFLTWVKNTLFIAGTTAVLTLIVVSFTGYAYSRYRFKGRRASLMAIMLIQTIPTFAGITAFFTMHSIASAIVPQFTRQMMLILIYTGGGIASNTFILKGYIDSVSTELDDAARIDGCSNFDVYRLIIMPIARPMLTIIALWSFIGPFMDYLMAKVLLTNPQSYTLATGLFTLVSDFRTMNQPAFAAGGLLTAIPIVSLFIVLQKQLVSGLTSGSVKG, encoded by the coding sequence ATGAAAAAGGATAAAATTTACCTCTCGGACAAGCCTCCTCTGACGCCTCTGGGTAGAGTCGGCCTCGGCATGACCTATGCAGTGCTCGCTGCATGGGCAGCGGCTATAATTTGGCCATTGTTGCAAATGGTCATATCAGCCTTCAACGGCAAGCAGCAGCAGTATATTATGGCAAACACCAACTTCGAGTTTTCCACCAGGCACTTTGAGTATTTATTCACTGAGACACTCTTTCTAACCTGGGTCAAGAACACGCTCTTTATTGCGGGAACAACAGCTGTACTGACGCTCATTGTGGTCTCATTTACAGGCTATGCATATTCAAGGTACAGATTCAAGGGGAGAAGGGCATCCCTTATGGCAATAATGCTGATACAGACCATCCCAACCTTCGCAGGGATCACAGCCTTCTTCACTATGCACTCCATAGCATCGGCAATCGTACCTCAGTTTACAAGACAGATGATGCTTATATTGATCTACACCGGAGGGGGAATAGCCTCAAATACCTTCATCCTTAAGGGCTATATCGATTCAGTTTCCACTGAGCTTGATGATGCTGCAAGGATCGACGGCTGCTCAAACTTTGACGTATACAGACTCATAATCATGCCTATAGCCAGGCCTATGCTAACAATAATAGCTCTTTGGTCGTTCATAGGTCCGTTCATGGATTACCTTATGGCAAAGGTTTTGCTCACAAATCCTCAATCCTACACCCTTGCCACCGGATTATTCACTCTGGTCAGTGACTTCAGGACGATGAACCAGCCAGCCTTCGCTGCAGGAGGATTGCTGACGGCAATTCCAATCGTTTCATTGTTCATTGTGCTTCAGAAACAGCTGGTATCAGGCTTGACCAGCGGCTCAGTAAAAGGATAG